A window of Thermus antranikianii DSM 12462 contains these coding sequences:
- a CDS encoding class I SAM-dependent rRNA methyltransferase, with amino-acid sequence MRILVNERGAQRLLARHLWVFRRDVLSGPEEPGLYPVYWGKRFLALALFNPTSDLSVRAYRFRPARDPVEALLENLDKALSRRLPALEKEPEGGFRLAHAEGDFLPGLVVDYYAGHLVLQSTAYAWEALLPQVAERLKPLAKSLLAKNDAKVRELEGLPLYVRPLLGQAPERVAVKEGQVRYLVDLTGGQKTGAYLDQRDNRILMERFHGERALDVFSYTGNFGLHLALGFKEVISVDSSAEALRQAEENARLNGLSLMTVEANAFDHLRALEKAGERFDLIVLDPPAFAKGKKDLERAYRAYKEVNLRAIKLLKEGGLLATSSCSHHLTEPLFYQMLADAAKDAHRSLRVVEKRGQGWDHPILLNHPETHYLKFALLEVL; translated from the coding sequence GTGCGGATTCTCGTCAACGAAAGAGGAGCCCAACGCCTCCTGGCCCGGCACCTTTGGGTCTTTCGCCGCGATGTGCTTTCGGGCCCCGAGGAGCCGGGCCTTTATCCCGTTTACTGGGGTAAGCGCTTTCTGGCCCTGGCCCTCTTCAACCCCACCAGCGACCTCAGCGTGCGGGCCTACCGCTTCCGACCGGCAAGGGACCCGGTGGAAGCGCTCTTGGAGAACCTGGACAAGGCCTTGTCCCGACGCCTCCCCGCACTGGAAAAGGAGCCCGAAGGAGGCTTCCGCCTGGCCCACGCCGAGGGGGATTTCCTGCCGGGTCTGGTGGTGGACTACTACGCCGGCCACCTGGTCCTGCAGTCCACCGCCTATGCCTGGGAAGCCCTTTTGCCCCAGGTGGCCGAGAGGCTCAAACCCCTGGCCAAAAGCCTTCTGGCCAAAAACGACGCCAAGGTCCGGGAACTCGAGGGCCTCCCCCTTTACGTCCGGCCCCTCCTGGGCCAGGCCCCCGAACGGGTAGCGGTGAAGGAAGGCCAGGTCCGCTACCTGGTGGACCTGACGGGAGGCCAGAAAACCGGGGCCTACCTGGACCAGCGGGACAACCGGATCCTCATGGAAAGGTTCCACGGGGAAAGGGCCCTGGACGTGTTTAGCTATACGGGTAACTTCGGGCTACACTTGGCCCTGGGCTTCAAGGAGGTGATCAGCGTGGACAGCTCCGCCGAGGCCCTGAGGCAGGCGGAGGAAAACGCCAGGCTGAATGGGCTTTCCCTCATGACGGTGGAAGCCAACGCCTTCGACCATCTAAGGGCCCTGGAGAAGGCAGGGGAGCGGTTTGACCTCATCGTGCTGGACCCACCCGCCTTCGCCAAGGGGAAAAAGGATCTGGAAAGGGCCTACAGGGCCTATAAGGAGGTGAACCTCCGGGCCATCAAGCTCCTCAAGGAAGGGGGCCTGTTGGCCACCAGTAGCTGCAGCCACCACCTGACCGAGCCCCTCTTTTACCAGATGCTCGCTGACGCAGCGAAAGACGCCCATCGCAGCCTGAGGGTGGTGGAGAAACGGGGGCAGGGATGGGACCATCCCATCCTCCTCAACCATCCCGAAACCCACTACCTG
- a CDS encoding ATP synthase subunit K gives MKKLLVTVLMAVFGALAFAAEEAAASGGLDRGLIAVGMGLAVGLAALGTGVAQARIGAAGVGAIAEDRSNFGTALIFLLLPETLVIFGLLIAFILNGKL, from the coding sequence ATGAAGAAGCTTCTGGTTACGGTTCTGATGGCGGTTTTCGGCGCTCTGGCTTTTGCGGCGGAGGAGGCGGCGGCCTCCGGGGGCTTGGACCGAGGCCTCATCGCTGTGGGGATGGGCCTGGCGGTGGGCCTGGCGGCTTTGGGCACCGGCGTGGCCCAGGCCCGCATCGGTGCGGCGGGCGTGGGGGCTATCGCCGAGGACCGGAGCAACTTCGGTACCGCCCTGATCTTCCTCCTCTTGCCCGAAACGCTGGTGATCTTCGGCCTTCTCATCGCCTTCATCCTGAACGGCAAGCTGTAA
- a CDS encoding V-type ATP synthase subunit I, with protein MIAPMEKLVLAGPKAKAQELLHSLQQAGVVHLETLRVAELAEYRLSQEEREELRRWEGVAAGAEHTLALLGREMEPTRPFPDGLEAAEKALSPIQAHAEGLARQKQELEEELALAQAYLEPLEKLAAMAQGLDRSAFFRVVPFLITEKELPLVEEALKKALEDRFILASEPYSKGVAGLLVVHREDLEAAKAALSRAGVAELRLPGDYGDLPLSEATRRLKERAEAAPKELSEVRQALYRLAQEAASTLQSLWTRAKDEAARLKALEELASGRFGFALLGYVPVKAKGRVEEALARHKDQVIYAFEPVDEHHEADRVPVALDNPPWVKPFELLVSFLNTPKYGSLDPTPVVPIFFPFWFGMIVGDIGYALLFLLLGRWLSGFVKRNEPLVIDLFALRLKPAVIGKLVYILNWMVFWTVVWGFVYGEFFGTFLEHLGVFGTPEHPGLIPILIPRIDTAKTANLLILLSVAFGVVMVFWGLALRAYLGLKHRHMGHFWEGVGYLGGLVGILALAAGYLGNLQAGWLSGLMYLGFGVFLLAVLMSRMWLMIPEIFTQAGHILSHIRIYAVGAAGGILAGLLTDVGFALAERIGLLGVLLGIGVAGVLHLLILLLTTLGHMLQPIRLIWVEFFTKFGFYEENGRPYRPFRSVRETL; from the coding sequence GTGATCGCCCCCATGGAGAAGCTGGTCCTGGCCGGGCCCAAGGCCAAGGCCCAGGAGCTTCTCCACAGCCTCCAGCAGGCGGGGGTGGTCCACCTGGAAACCCTCCGGGTGGCGGAGCTTGCCGAGTACAGGCTTTCCCAGGAGGAGCGGGAGGAACTTAGGCGCTGGGAAGGGGTGGCGGCGGGAGCCGAGCATACCCTCGCCCTCCTGGGCCGGGAGATGGAGCCCACAAGGCCCTTCCCCGATGGGCTAGAGGCGGCGGAAAAGGCCCTTTCCCCCATCCAGGCCCACGCTGAGGGCCTCGCCCGGCAGAAGCAGGAGCTGGAGGAGGAGCTTGCTCTAGCCCAGGCCTACCTGGAACCCTTGGAGAAGCTTGCCGCCATGGCCCAGGGCCTGGACCGAAGCGCCTTCTTCCGGGTGGTGCCCTTTTTGATCACGGAAAAGGAGCTTCCCCTGGTGGAGGAGGCCTTGAAAAAGGCCCTGGAGGACCGGTTCATCCTGGCCAGCGAGCCCTATTCCAAGGGGGTCGCCGGGCTTCTCGTGGTGCACCGGGAGGACCTCGAGGCGGCCAAGGCGGCCCTTTCCCGGGCCGGGGTGGCGGAGCTCCGCCTCCCTGGCGACTACGGGGATCTTCCCCTAAGCGAGGCCACCCGCCGGTTGAAGGAGCGGGCCGAGGCTGCTCCCAAGGAGCTTTCCGAGGTGCGCCAGGCCCTTTACCGGCTGGCCCAGGAGGCAGCCTCCACCCTGCAAAGCCTCTGGACCCGGGCCAAGGACGAGGCGGCCCGGCTTAAGGCCTTGGAGGAGCTGGCCTCGGGCCGGTTCGGCTTTGCCCTTTTGGGCTACGTGCCGGTGAAGGCCAAGGGCCGGGTGGAGGAGGCCTTGGCCCGCCACAAGGACCAGGTGATCTACGCCTTTGAGCCGGTGGACGAGCACCACGAGGCGGATCGGGTGCCCGTGGCCCTGGACAACCCTCCTTGGGTCAAGCCCTTCGAGCTTCTGGTGAGCTTCCTCAACACCCCCAAGTACGGCTCCCTGGACCCCACCCCGGTGGTGCCCATCTTCTTCCCCTTCTGGTTCGGCATGATCGTGGGGGACATAGGGTATGCCCTCCTGTTCCTGCTCCTTGGGCGCTGGCTTTCCGGGTTCGTGAAGCGGAATGAGCCTCTGGTCATCGACCTCTTCGCCCTGAGGCTCAAGCCCGCTGTGATTGGGAAGCTGGTCTACATCCTTAACTGGATGGTCTTCTGGACGGTGGTCTGGGGCTTCGTCTACGGGGAGTTCTTCGGCACCTTCCTGGAGCACCTAGGGGTGTTTGGCACCCCCGAGCACCCGGGTCTCATCCCCATCCTCATTCCCCGTATCGACACGGCCAAGACCGCCAACCTGCTCATCCTCCTTTCCGTGGCCTTCGGGGTGGTCATGGTCTTCTGGGGCCTGGCCTTGAGGGCCTATCTGGGCCTAAAGCACCGCCACATGGGCCACTTCTGGGAGGGCGTGGGGTACCTGGGAGGCTTGGTGGGCATCCTGGCCCTGGCGGCGGGGTACCTGGGGAACCTCCAGGCCGGGTGGCTTTCCGGGCTCATGTACCTGGGCTTTGGCGTGTTCTTGCTTGCGGTTCTCATGAGCCGCATGTGGCTCATGATCCCGGAGATCTTCACCCAGGCGGGGCACATCCTCTCCCACATCCGTATCTATGCGGTGGGGGCTGCTGGGGGTATCCTGGCGGGTCTTCTCACCGATGTGGGCTTTGCCCTGGCGGAGCGGATTGGGCTTCTAGGCGTGCTTCTGGGCATTGGGGTGGCGGGGGTTTTGCATCTCCTGATCCTGCTTCTCACCACCCTGGGCCACATGCTCCAGCCCATCCGTCTTATCTGGGTGGAGTTCTTCACCAAGTTCGGCTTCTACGAGGAGAACGGCAGGCCTTACCGGCCGTTCAGGAGCGTCCGTGAGACGCTTTAG
- a CDS encoding V-type ATPase subunit — MADDFGYLNARVRARRSTLLKESFFQEALDLSYPDFLRLLSESVYGQDLAGQGLPEVDRAIALTQARLVGDLAGLVTGEAREAVRLLLLRNDLANLQAVLRAKATGRPFEEVVLLPGTLKEALWRQAYEAQDAAGMAQVLSVPGHPLARALRAVLRETQDLGRIEALLAKRFFEGVAKASKALEEAALRDYLALEVDAENLRTAFKLQGQDVPVETVFIRGGRFVDRVRFARLLEGDYAVLDELSGTPFAPLAGARDLKTLERRLRCLLLKEARKGAADPLGVGLVLAYVKEREWEAVRLRLLARRAYFGLPRAQVEEEVVCP; from the coding sequence ATGGCGGACGACTTCGGCTACCTAAACGCCCGGGTGCGGGCCAGGAGGAGTACCCTCCTCAAGGAGAGCTTCTTCCAGGAGGCCTTGGACCTTTCCTATCCCGATTTCCTGCGCCTTCTTTCCGAGAGCGTCTACGGCCAGGATCTGGCCGGCCAGGGCCTTCCCGAGGTGGACCGGGCCATCGCCCTCACCCAGGCCCGGTTGGTGGGGGACCTGGCGGGGTTGGTCACGGGGGAGGCTCGGGAGGCGGTGCGGCTTCTCCTCCTCAGGAACGATCTCGCCAACCTCCAGGCCGTCCTCCGGGCCAAGGCCACGGGGAGGCCCTTTGAGGAGGTGGTGCTTCTCCCAGGTACCTTGAAGGAGGCCCTTTGGCGGCAGGCCTACGAGGCCCAGGATGCGGCAGGGATGGCCCAGGTGCTTTCCGTGCCCGGCCATCCCCTGGCCCGGGCCTTAAGGGCGGTCCTCCGGGAAACCCAGGACCTCGGGCGCATCGAGGCCCTTTTGGCCAAGCGCTTCTTTGAAGGGGTGGCCAAGGCCTCCAAGGCCCTGGAGGAGGCGGCCTTGAGGGATTACCTGGCCCTCGAGGTGGATGCCGAGAACCTGCGCACCGCCTTCAAGCTCCAGGGGCAGGATGTACCGGTGGAAACCGTCTTCATACGGGGTGGGCGGTTTGTGGACAGGGTGCGCTTCGCCCGGCTCCTCGAGGGGGATTACGCCGTTTTGGACGAGCTCTCCGGCACCCCCTTTGCCCCTTTGGCGGGCGCGCGGGACCTCAAGACCCTGGAAAGGCGGCTCAGGTGCCTCCTCCTGAAGGAGGCCAGGAAGGGAGCCGCCGATCCCCTGGGCGTGGGATTGGTGCTGGCCTATGTGAAGGAGCGGGAGTGGGAGGCCGTGCGGCTTAGGCTCCTGGCCAGGCGGGCCTACTTCGGGCTTCCCCGGGCCCAGGTGGAGGAGGAGGTGGTCTGCCCATGA
- the atpF gene encoding V-type ATP synthase subunit F: MAVIADPEAAQGFRLAGLEAYAATSAEEARARLENLVQAGGYALVAVDQGLLPEPEKAVERLMRGKDLPVLLPIAGLKEAFQNPDVEGYMRELVKRTIGFDIKL; this comes from the coding sequence ATCGCCGTGATCGCCGACCCCGAGGCGGCGCAGGGGTTTAGGTTGGCGGGCCTCGAGGCCTACGCCGCCACCTCGGCAGAGGAGGCCCGGGCCCGGCTGGAAAACCTGGTCCAGGCCGGGGGGTACGCCCTGGTGGCCGTGGACCAGGGGCTTTTGCCGGAGCCGGAAAAGGCGGTGGAGCGGCTCATGCGGGGCAAGGACCTTCCCGTGCTCCTGCCCATAGCCGGGTTGAAGGAAGCCTTCCAGAACCCCGATGTGGAGGGGTACATGCGGGAGCTGGTCAAGAGGACCATAGGCTTTGACATCAAGCTGTAG
- the atpD gene encoding V-type ATP synthase subunit D, whose protein sequence is MSQVSPTRMNLLQRRSQLRLAQKGVDLLKKKRDALVAEFFSLVREALEARKALNQAAREAYGALLLAQAFDGPEVVSGAALGVRPLEEVEAEVENVWGSKVPRLKVTFPDGALLSPVGTPAYTLEAARAFRRYAEALVQVANTETRLKKIGEEIKKTTRRVNALEQVVIPGIRSQIRFIQQVLEQREREDTFRLKRIKGKIQAREAEAEGSRPNPQLEIGAGL, encoded by the coding sequence ATGAGCCAGGTAAGCCCCACCCGCATGAACCTTCTGCAACGGCGCAGCCAGCTGCGCCTGGCGCAGAAGGGGGTGGACCTCCTCAAGAAGAAGCGGGATGCCTTGGTGGCGGAGTTCTTCAGCCTGGTCAGGGAGGCCTTGGAGGCCCGCAAGGCCTTGAACCAGGCGGCGCGGGAGGCCTATGGGGCCTTGCTTCTCGCCCAGGCTTTCGACGGGCCCGAGGTGGTGTCCGGGGCGGCCTTGGGGGTGAGGCCCCTCGAGGAGGTGGAGGCGGAGGTGGAAAACGTCTGGGGGAGCAAGGTGCCAAGGCTCAAGGTCACCTTCCCCGATGGGGCCTTGCTCTCCCCTGTGGGCACTCCGGCCTACACCCTGGAAGCCGCCCGTGCCTTCCGCCGCTACGCCGAGGCCTTGGTCCAGGTGGCCAACACGGAAACCCGCCTGAAGAAGATCGGGGAGGAGATCAAGAAGACCACCCGACGGGTGAACGCCTTGGAGCAGGTGGTGATCCCCGGGATTCGTTCCCAGATCCGCTTCATCCAGCAGGTTCTGGAGCAGCGGGAGCGGGAGGATACCTTCCGGCTAAAGCGCATCAAGGGCAAGATCCAGGCCCGGGAGGCGGAGGCGGAAGGAAGCCGCCCCAACCCCCAGCTGGAGATCGGGGCAGGGCTTTAG
- a CDS encoding V-type ATP synthase subunit A, with protein MIQGVIQKIAGPAVIAKGMTGARMYDICKVGHEGLVGEIIRLDGDTAFVQVYEDTSGLKVGEPVVSTGLPLAVELGPGMLNAIYDGIQRPLDRIREKTGIYITRGVVVPALDRERKWAWTPRVKPGDEVRGGMVLGTVPEFNFTHKILVPPDVKGRVKEVKPAGEYTVEEPVVVLEDGTELKMYHTWPVRRARPVQRKLDPNTPFLTGMRILDVLFPVAMGGTAAIPGPFGSGKTVTQQALAKWSNADVVVYVGCGERGNEMTDVLVEFPELTDPKTGGPLMHRTVLIANTSNMPVAAREASIYVGVTIAEYFRDQGFSVALMADSTSRWAEALREISSRLEEMPAEEGYPPYLAARLAAFYERSGKVITLGGEEGAITIVGAVSPPGGDMSEPVTQSTLRIVGAFWRLDASLAFRRHFPAINWNGSYSLFTSALDPWYRENVAPDYPELRDAISELLQREAGLQEIVQLVGPDALQDAERLVIEVGRIIREDFLQQNAFHEVDAYCSMRKAYGIMKMILTLYKEAEAAIRRGVTVDEILQLPVIERIGRARYVSEQDFPRYFEETMQEIEGAFKALA; from the coding sequence ATGATCCAGGGCGTGATCCAGAAGATTGCGGGCCCGGCGGTGATTGCCAAGGGCATGACCGGAGCCCGCATGTACGACATCTGCAAGGTGGGCCACGAGGGCCTGGTGGGGGAGATCATCCGCCTGGACGGGGATACCGCCTTCGTCCAGGTTTACGAGGATACCTCGGGGCTCAAGGTGGGAGAGCCCGTGGTGTCCACGGGTCTTCCCCTGGCGGTGGAGCTCGGCCCCGGGATGTTGAACGCCATCTACGACGGCATCCAGCGCCCCCTGGACCGAATTCGCGAGAAGACCGGCATCTACATCACCCGGGGCGTGGTGGTCCCGGCCCTAGACCGGGAGCGGAAGTGGGCCTGGACCCCTAGGGTCAAGCCGGGGGATGAGGTGAGGGGGGGCATGGTCCTGGGCACCGTGCCGGAGTTCAACTTCACCCACAAGATCCTGGTGCCCCCGGATGTGAAGGGCCGGGTCAAGGAGGTGAAGCCCGCCGGGGAGTACACGGTGGAGGAGCCGGTGGTGGTCCTCGAGGACGGCACCGAGCTCAAGATGTACCACACCTGGCCGGTGCGTCGGGCCCGCCCCGTCCAGCGCAAGCTGGACCCCAACACCCCCTTCCTCACGGGGATGCGCATCCTGGATGTCCTCTTCCCCGTGGCCATGGGGGGCACGGCGGCCATTCCCGGGCCCTTTGGTAGCGGCAAGACCGTGACCCAGCAGGCCCTGGCCAAGTGGTCCAATGCCGACGTGGTGGTCTATGTGGGTTGCGGAGAGCGGGGGAACGAGATGACCGACGTCTTGGTGGAGTTCCCCGAGCTCACCGACCCCAAGACCGGGGGGCCTTTGATGCACCGTACGGTGCTCATTGCCAACACCTCCAACATGCCCGTGGCCGCCCGCGAGGCCAGCATCTACGTGGGGGTCACCATCGCCGAGTACTTCCGCGACCAGGGCTTCTCCGTGGCCCTCATGGCGGACTCCACCAGCCGCTGGGCCGAGGCCCTGCGGGAGATTTCCAGCCGCCTCGAGGAGATGCCCGCAGAAGAGGGCTACCCTCCTTACCTGGCCGCTCGTTTGGCCGCCTTCTACGAGCGCTCCGGCAAGGTGATCACCCTGGGGGGCGAGGAGGGGGCCATCACCATCGTGGGGGCGGTTTCCCCTCCCGGCGGCGACATGTCCGAGCCCGTCACCCAGTCCACCCTGCGCATCGTGGGAGCTTTCTGGCGGCTGGATGCCTCCTTGGCCTTCCGGCGCCACTTCCCGGCCATCAACTGGAACGGGTCCTACTCCCTCTTCACCTCTGCCCTGGACCCCTGGTACCGCGAGAATGTGGCCCCCGACTACCCTGAGCTTCGCGACGCCATCTCCGAGCTCCTGCAGAGGGAAGCGGGTTTGCAGGAGATCGTGCAGCTGGTGGGTCCGGATGCCCTCCAGGATGCCGAGCGCCTGGTCATCGAGGTGGGGCGGATCATCCGCGAGGACTTCCTGCAGCAGAACGCCTTCCACGAGGTCGACGCCTACTGCTCCATGCGGAAGGCTTACGGCATCATGAAGATGATCCTGACCCTCTACAAGGAAGCCGAGGCGGCCATCCGGCGGGGGGTCACCGTGGATGAGATCCTGCAGCTCCCGGTGATCGAGCGCATCGGCCGGGCCCGCTACGTGAGCGAGCAGGACTTCCCCCGATACTTTGAGGAAACCATGCAGGAGATCGAGGGAGCCTTCAAGGCCTTGGCCTAG
- a CDS encoding V-type ATP synthase subunit E encodes MSKLEAILSQEVEAEIQAVLQEAKAKAEALRSEAKAKAEGLLSAKKRALEASLQAAIRRAESAGELLLATARTEAKGEVLSQVKAKVEEALRALPDSPEWPQVLGKLAEEALAALGEPEALASHPDNFSHLEGLARERGLELRADPALRLGVRAIGKGGRTQVENALLSRLERAWDALSSRVAQVVWG; translated from the coding sequence ATGTCCAAACTGGAAGCCATTTTGAGCCAGGAGGTGGAGGCGGAGATCCAGGCCGTCCTGCAAGAGGCCAAGGCCAAGGCGGAGGCCTTGAGGTCCGAGGCCAAGGCCAAGGCCGAGGGGTTGCTTTCCGCCAAGAAGCGGGCCCTCGAGGCCAGCCTGCAGGCCGCCATTCGCCGGGCAGAAAGCGCCGGGGAACTCCTCCTGGCCACAGCCCGTACCGAGGCCAAGGGGGAGGTGCTCTCCCAGGTGAAGGCCAAGGTGGAGGAGGCCCTCAGGGCCTTGCCGGATAGCCCCGAATGGCCTCAGGTGTTGGGGAAACTGGCCGAGGAGGCCCTTGCGGCCTTGGGCGAGCCCGAGGCCCTGGCCTCCCATCCGGACAATTTTTCCCACCTCGAGGGTCTGGCGCGGGAGCGGGGCCTGGAGCTTAGGGCCGACCCTGCCTTGCGCCTTGGGGTGAGGGCCATCGGCAAGGGGGGCAGGACCCAGGTGGAGAACGCCCTGTTAAGCCGTCTGGAACGGGCCTGGGATGCCCTTTCCTCCAGGGTGGCCCAGGTGGTGTGGGGCTAG
- a CDS encoding V-type ATP synthase subunit B, with the protein MDLLKKEYTGITYISGPLLFVENAKDLAYGAIVDIKDGTGRVRGGQVIEVSEEYAVIQVFEETTGLDLATTTVSLVEDVARLGVSKEMLGRRFNGVGKPIDGLPPITPEKRLPIVGLPLNPVARRKPEQFIQTGISTIDVMNTLVRGQKLPIFSGSGLPANEIAAQIARQATVRPDLSGEGEEEEPFAVVFAAMGITQRELSYFIQEFERTGALSRSVLFLNKADDPTIERLLTPRMALTVAEYLAFEHDYHVLVILTDMTNYCEALREIGASREEIPGRRGYPGYMYTDLATIYERAGVVAGKKGSVTQIPILSMPDDDRTHPIPDLTGYITEGQIQLSRELHRKGIYPPIDPLPSLSRLMNNGVGKGKTREDHKQVSDQLYSAYANGVDIRKLVAIIGEDALTENDRRYLQFADAFEKHFINQGQQNRSIEESLQIAWALLSMLPQGELKRISKDHIGKYYGQKLEEIWGAPQALD; encoded by the coding sequence ATGGATCTTCTCAAGAAGGAATACACGGGCATCACCTACATCTCGGGGCCTCTCCTCTTCGTGGAGAACGCCAAGGACCTGGCCTACGGGGCCATCGTGGATATCAAGGACGGCACGGGCCGGGTGCGCGGCGGCCAGGTGATCGAGGTTTCCGAGGAGTACGCGGTTATCCAGGTGTTTGAGGAGACCACGGGGCTGGATCTGGCCACCACCACCGTGAGCCTGGTGGAGGATGTGGCCCGGCTCGGGGTTTCCAAGGAGATGCTGGGCCGGCGTTTCAACGGCGTCGGCAAGCCCATCGACGGCCTTCCCCCCATCACCCCGGAGAAGCGGCTTCCCATCGTGGGCCTGCCCCTAAACCCCGTGGCCCGCAGGAAACCCGAGCAGTTCATACAGACGGGGATTTCCACCATCGACGTGATGAACACCCTGGTTAGGGGGCAGAAGCTTCCCATCTTCTCGGGCTCGGGCCTTCCCGCCAACGAGATTGCGGCCCAGATCGCCCGCCAGGCCACGGTGCGCCCCGACCTCTCGGGGGAAGGGGAGGAGGAGGAGCCCTTTGCTGTGGTCTTCGCCGCCATGGGCATCACCCAGCGGGAGCTCTCCTACTTCATCCAGGAGTTCGAGCGCACCGGGGCCCTAAGCCGCTCCGTCCTCTTCCTGAACAAGGCGGACGACCCCACCATCGAGCGTCTCCTTACCCCCCGTATGGCCCTCACCGTGGCCGAGTACCTGGCCTTTGAGCACGACTACCACGTGCTGGTCATCCTCACGGACATGACCAACTACTGCGAGGCCCTGCGGGAGATCGGGGCAAGCCGTGAGGAGATCCCAGGCCGGCGCGGTTACCCGGGCTACATGTACACGGACCTGGCCACCATCTACGAGCGGGCCGGGGTCGTGGCGGGCAAGAAGGGTTCCGTGACCCAGATTCCCATCCTCTCCATGCCGGACGACGACCGCACCCACCCCATTCCCGACCTCACCGGCTACATCACCGAGGGGCAGATCCAGCTTTCCCGGGAGCTCCACCGCAAGGGCATCTACCCGCCCATCGACCCCCTGCCCTCCCTCTCCCGGCTCATGAACAACGGCGTGGGCAAGGGCAAGACCCGGGAGGACCACAAGCAGGTATCCGACCAGCTCTACTCCGCCTACGCCAACGGGGTGGACATTCGCAAGCTGGTGGCCATCATCGGCGAGGACGCCCTTACCGAGAACGACCGCCGCTACTTGCAGTTCGCCGACGCCTTTGAGAAGCACTTCATCAACCAGGGCCAGCAGAACCGCTCCATTGAGGAGAGCCTGCAGATCGCTTGGGCGCTTCTTTCCATGCTGCCTCAGGGGGAGCTCAAGCGGATTTCCAAGGACCACATCGGCAAGTACTACGGCCAGAAGCTGGAGGAGATCTGGGGCGCTCCCCAAGCCTTGGACTAA
- a CDS encoding V-type ATPase subunit subunit G family protein, which translates to MGGLGLIKSLAEKERELLARLEAAKKEAEALVGQAEAEARALLEEAEAKAKALEAEYREREAKETEAILARYRAQAEAEAKAVKEKAGARLEEAVALVLKEVLP; encoded by the coding sequence ATGGGAGGCCTGGGACTTATCAAGAGCCTGGCGGAAAAGGAAAGGGAGCTATTGGCTCGCCTCGAGGCCGCCAAGAAGGAGGCCGAGGCCCTGGTGGGGCAGGCCGAGGCGGAGGCCAGGGCCCTTTTGGAGGAGGCCGAGGCCAAGGCTAAGGCCCTGGAGGCCGAGTACCGGGAGCGGGAGGCCAAGGAAACCGAGGCCATCCTGGCTCGCTACCGGGCCCAGGCGGAGGCCGAGGCCAAGGCGGTGAAGGAGAAAGCAGGGGCCCGGTTGGAGGAGGCCGTGGCCCTGGTTCTGAAGGAGGTTTTGCCGTGA